The genomic stretch CGATCCGCGACGAGGGACAGTTGCGGTAGATTTTTCGCGCGTCTTCTCGTGATGCTGAGGTGCCCGCGCGCCGACATGTGGTGAGTTCGATCGAGCACCGCATCGCGCGGGGCTCGAATCAAACATGATTTCGTCATTGCGAGCCGAGGACGGCGCATCGCGCCGTCCGACCGCGAAGCAATCCAGGGCCGCCAAGCAAGGACTGGATTGCTTCGTCGCAAGTGCTCCTCGCAATGACGACCTTGAAGGCCTCGTTTTGTTGATCGCTTCAGCGGTCAGGCGCTCAGGCTGACGGGCGTCAGTTATTGAACCGGAAATGCATCACGTCGCCGTCGGCGACGACGTATTCCTTGCCTTCCAGCCGCAATTTGCCGTTGTCGCGCGCGCCGGCTTCACCGCCGAAGGCGACATAGTCCTCATAGGCGATGGTCTCGGCGCGAATGAAGCCCTTTTCGAAATCGGTATGGATCACGGCGGCACCCTGCGGCGCCTTGGTGCCCTTGGTGATGGTCCAGGCCCGGGTCTCCTTCGGGCCGACGGTGAAATAGGTGATCAGGTGCAATAGCTCGTAGCCGGCGCGGATCAGCCGGTCGAGCCCGGCCTCTTCCAGCCCCAGCGTGTCGAGGAATTCGGCGCGCTCTTCCTTCGACAGCGTGGCGATTTCGGATTCGATTTTCGCCGAGATCGCCACCGCGACCGCGCCTTCCTTCTTGGCGTGGTCCATCACCGCCTGCGACAGCGCATTGCCGGTGGCGGCGGCGCCCTCCTCGACATTGCAGACATAGAGCACCGGCTTTGAGGTCAACAGGCCGAGCATGCCGAAGGCGCGCTCCTCTTCCGGCTTGCGCTCGAGAAAGCGCGCGGGACGGCCGTCGCGCAGCAGCACCAGAGCGCGCTGCACCAGGTCGAGCTGTTCCTTGGCGTCCTTGTCGGCGCCCTTGGCCTTCTTGGTCAGGTTGTCGACGCGCTTTTCCAGGCTGTCGAGAT from Rhodopseudomonas sp. BAL398 encodes the following:
- the ychF gene encoding redox-regulated ATPase YchF; this encodes MGFKCGIVGLPNVGKSTLFNALTETAAAQAANYPFCTIEPNVGEVAVPDPRLDKLAAAGKSAQIIPTRLTFVDIAGLVKGASKGEGLGNQFLATIREVDAIAHVVRCFIDDDITHVEGKISPLSDIETIETELMLADLDSLEKRVDNLTKKAKGADKDAKEQLDLVQRALVLLRDGRPARFLERKPEEERAFGMLGLLTSKPVLYVCNVEEGAAATGNALSQAVMDHAKKEGAVAVAISAKIESEIATLSKEERAEFLDTLGLEEAGLDRLIRAGYELLHLITYFTVGPKETRAWTITKGTKAPQGAAVIHTDFEKGFIRAETIAYEDYVAFGGEAGARDNGKLRLEGKEYVVADGDVMHFRFNN